In Virgibacillus proomii, a single window of DNA contains:
- a CDS encoding 50S ribosomal protein L25/general stress protein Ctc, with translation MAVKLAAQLREDHTKSATKEIRNSGHVPAVLYGKGKETKSISVNSIELVKTVRDEGRNAIISLQVENEAPVDVMLHEYQIDPLRDELIHADFYIVDMAEEMDVEVNLRLEGEAIGTKDGGVLQQPLHELQVRAKPADIPEEIVVDISDLGIGDSIAVGDIKTNGNYTILDDEVTTVVTVLAPDTAKDLEGETPVENAEPELVGAEKDKEEEA, from the coding sequence ATGGCAGTCAAATTAGCAGCGCAATTAAGAGAAGATCATACTAAATCAGCAACAAAGGAGATTAGAAATAGCGGTCATGTGCCAGCTGTTTTATACGGAAAAGGAAAAGAAACGAAATCTATTTCCGTCAATAGTATCGAACTGGTAAAAACGGTACGTGATGAAGGAAGAAATGCGATCATTTCATTACAAGTCGAAAATGAAGCACCTGTTGATGTAATGTTGCATGAGTACCAAATTGATCCCTTAAGAGATGAACTTATTCATGCGGACTTTTATATCGTTGATATGGCTGAAGAGATGGATGTAGAAGTAAACTTGCGTCTGGAAGGCGAAGCAATAGGAACGAAGGATGGAGGCGTGCTTCAACAGCCATTACATGAATTGCAAGTTCGTGCAAAGCCAGCTGACATTCCGGAAGAAATTGTTGTGGACATTTCTGATCTTGGAATAGGTGACAGTATCGCTGTTGGTGATATTAAAACGAATGGTAATTACACTATTTTAGATGATGAAGTTACTACAGTTGTAACAGTATTAGCTCCAGACACAGCTAAAGATTTAGAGGGAGAAACGCCAGTTGAAAATGCTGAGCCGGAATTAGTCGGTGCCGAAAAGGACAAAGAAGAAGAAGCTTAA
- a CDS encoding ribose-phosphate diphosphokinase, whose product MASTYKDSSLKVFTLNSNRKLAQDIADHIGTKLGKCTVSRFSDGEIQINIEESIRGCDVYVVQSTCSPVNDHLMELLIMIDALKRASAKSINIVMPYYGYARQDRKARSREPIAAKLVANLLETSGANRVITLDLHAPQIQGFFDIPIDHLQGVPILSDYFEAMNLEDTIIVSPDHGGVTRARKMADRLKAPIGIIDKRRPRPNVAEVMNIVGNIEGKTAILIDDIIDTAGTITLAANALVENGAKEVYACCTHPVLSGPAIERINSSKIKELVITNSIPLPEDKQINKITQLSVAPLIGEAIIRVHELQSVSILFD is encoded by the coding sequence ATGGCATCTACTTACAAGGATTCATCCTTGAAGGTTTTTACATTAAATTCTAATCGCAAATTGGCGCAAGACATCGCAGACCACATCGGTACTAAGCTGGGGAAGTGTACCGTATCCCGGTTTAGTGATGGTGAGATTCAAATTAATATTGAAGAAAGCATTCGCGGATGTGATGTTTATGTCGTTCAATCAACTTGTTCTCCAGTTAATGATCATTTGATGGAATTATTAATTATGATCGATGCTTTAAAACGAGCATCAGCCAAATCTATTAATATTGTTATGCCGTATTATGGATATGCTAGACAAGATCGTAAAGCTAGATCCCGTGAGCCTATAGCGGCAAAACTAGTAGCTAATCTACTAGAAACATCCGGTGCTAATCGGGTTATAACACTAGATTTGCATGCACCGCAAATTCAAGGATTTTTTGATATACCGATCGATCATTTGCAAGGTGTTCCAATTCTTTCAGATTACTTTGAAGCAATGAATTTAGAGGATACTATTATTGTCTCTCCTGATCATGGCGGGGTGACACGGGCACGTAAAATGGCAGATCGCCTAAAGGCGCCTATTGGAATAATTGATAAGCGTAGACCTCGTCCAAATGTTGCCGAAGTAATGAATATTGTGGGAAATATTGAAGGAAAGACAGCGATTCTTATCGATGACATTATTGATACAGCAGGTACCATTACTCTTGCAGCCAATGCGCTAGTTGAAAACGGAGCAAAAGAAGTGTATGCTTGCTGTACGCATCCAGTCTTATCAGGTCCGGCTATTGAACGTATTAACAGTTCAAAAATAAAAGAGCTAGTCATTACGAATTCGATTCCATTACCAGAGGACAAGCAAATTAATAAAATCACACAGTTGTCTGTCGCGCCTTTAATTGGGGAAGCGATTATTCGTGTGCATGAGTTACAATCTGTAAGCATTTTATTTGATTGA
- the glmU gene encoding bifunctional UDP-N-acetylglucosamine diphosphorylase/glucosamine-1-phosphate N-acetyltransferase GlmU encodes MTNRYAVVLAAGQGTRMKSKLYKVLHPIAGRPMVQHVIDQISSVNVDKVITIVGFGAEDVKKHIGAKSEFVLQEEQLGTGHAVLQAEALLKDKEGTTIVVCGDTPLITKETYQSLIDHHEKSGAKATILTAKAPNPFGYGRIIRNEANGVERIVEHKDANDKELLVDEINTGTYCFDNQALFQALKQVSNNNAQGEYYLPDVIEILQQQGEIVSAYITHNFDETLGINDRVALAEAEKIMKLRINERHMKNGVTIVDPEHTYIGPDVKIGADTIIHPGTILKGETVIEEEAEIGPYSELINCYVGKGTIVKQSVASDSKIGNHVKVGPYAHLRPESSIGNNGKIGNFVEIKKTDLKENSKVSHLSYIGDAHVGSNVNIGCGTITVNYDGKHKYVTTIEDDSFIGCNSNLIAPVTIGRGSYVAAGSTITKDVPEDSLSVARARQTNKEGYASKIKKQKKD; translated from the coding sequence ATGACGAATCGATATGCTGTTGTTTTAGCAGCTGGACAGGGTACAAGAATGAAATCAAAGCTTTACAAAGTACTCCATCCAATAGCAGGTCGACCAATGGTGCAACATGTCATTGATCAAATAAGCAGCGTGAATGTAGATAAAGTAATTACCATTGTCGGGTTTGGTGCTGAAGATGTGAAGAAGCATATTGGTGCTAAAAGTGAGTTTGTTCTTCAAGAGGAACAACTGGGAACTGGGCATGCGGTGCTACAGGCAGAAGCGCTTTTAAAAGACAAAGAAGGTACAACCATTGTGGTTTGTGGCGATACACCGTTAATTACAAAAGAAACATATCAATCTCTTATTGATCATCATGAAAAATCAGGTGCAAAAGCGACAATTCTTACTGCAAAGGCCCCTAATCCATTTGGTTATGGCAGGATTATTCGCAATGAAGCAAATGGTGTAGAACGAATTGTAGAGCATAAAGATGCAAATGACAAGGAATTACTTGTAGATGAAATTAATACAGGTACATATTGTTTTGATAATCAAGCATTATTTCAAGCGTTGAAGCAAGTTTCTAATAATAACGCACAGGGTGAGTATTATTTGCCAGATGTCATAGAAATCCTCCAACAGCAAGGGGAAATTGTAAGTGCGTATATAACGCACAACTTTGATGAAACTTTAGGTATTAATGATCGAGTTGCTTTGGCAGAGGCAGAAAAGATTATGAAGCTGCGCATCAATGAACGGCATATGAAAAATGGTGTAACGATAGTTGATCCAGAGCACACATATATTGGACCAGATGTTAAAATTGGTGCTGATACAATTATCCATCCTGGGACAATCCTTAAAGGCGAAACGGTGATTGAAGAGGAGGCAGAGATCGGCCCTTATTCAGAGCTAATTAATTGTTATGTAGGAAAAGGAACGATTGTTAAACAAAGTGTTGCTAGTGATAGTAAAATTGGCAATCATGTAAAAGTTGGACCATATGCTCATCTTCGTCCTGAAAGCTCCATTGGCAATAACGGTAAAATAGGTAATTTTGTAGAGATTAAAAAGACAGACCTCAAGGAAAATAGCAAAGTCTCCCACTTGAGTTATATAGGTGATGCGCACGTAGGAAGCAATGTGAATATTGGTTGTGGTACAATAACAGTGAACTATGACGGCAAACATAAATATGTAACGACAATTGAAGATGATTCATTTATTGGATGCAATTCAAATCTCATTGCTCCTGTAACCATTGGAAGGGGTTCCTATGTTGCAGCTGGATCAACCATTACAAAGGACGTGCCAGAGGATTCTTTATCAGTAGCTAGAGCGCGGCAAACGAATAAAGAAGGATATGCATCAAAAATAAAAAAACAGAAAAAAGATTAA
- the spoVG gene encoding septation regulator SpoVG: MEVTDVRLRRVNTEGRMRAIASITLDQEFVVHDIRVIDGNNGLFVAMPSKRTPDGEFRDIAHPINSGTRAKIQDAVLEEYHRAGEAEVKYEEAGAS; the protein is encoded by the coding sequence ATGGAAGTAACCGACGTTCGGTTGCGCCGCGTTAATACGGAAGGTAGAATGCGGGCGATTGCATCAATTACTTTGGATCAGGAGTTTGTTGTCCATGACATCCGAGTGATTGATGGAAATAATGGACTATTTGTAGCGATGCCATCTAAGCGAACCCCGGATGGTGAATTTAGAGATATTGCTCACCCGATCAATTCAGGGACACGGGCAAAAATTCAGGATGCTGTGTTAGAAGAGTATCATCGAGCAGGCGAGGCAGAAGTAAAATATGAAGAAGCGGGAGCCTCCTAA